One Xiphias gladius isolate SHS-SW01 ecotype Sanya breed wild chromosome 13, ASM1685928v1, whole genome shotgun sequence genomic window carries:
- the scn1lab gene encoding sodium channel, voltage-gated, type I like, alpha b isoform X6: protein MAQLLVPPGPDSFRPFVPESLAAIERRIAEEEARRPRAERRSDSDDENGPKPNSDLEAGKSLPFIYGDTPSHLVSTPLEDMDPYYSNQKTFIVLNRGKAIFRFNATPALYILSPFNPLRKIAIRVLVHSMFSMLIMFTILTNCAFMTLSHPPEWAKNVEYTFTGIYTFESLIKILARGFCVGKFTFLRDPWNWLDFSVILMAYVTEFVDLGNVSALRTFRVLRALKTISVIPGLKTIVGALIQSVKKLSDVMILTVFCLSVFALIGLQLFMGNLRQKCVRMPSSNGTNSSNITTDDSMFFNNTLMEINTTFVQNTTENTFNWTEYISNENNYYYLPGGRDALLCGNGSGAGLCPEGFICVKAGRNPNYGYTSFDTFSWAFLSLFRLMTQDYWENLYQQTLRAAGKPYMIFFVLVIFLGSFYLVNLILAVVAMAYDEQNQATIEEAQQKEEEFQAMLEQLKRQQEEAQAGHSSLSSQNLKYSGRGGPTSESSSGTSKLSSKSAKERRNRRKKRKQREEEEERGGRQFHKSESEDSIKRSSFRFSIDANRLSYEKRCSSPNQSLLSIRGSLLSPRRNSRASLFSFRGRARDMGSENDFADDEHSTFEESDSRRGSLFLPRRLERRCSAVSQTSLGAPRIVLPANGKMHCAVDCNGVVSLGTTTDTELKKRRSGFHQPSMDYLDEPVSRQRAMSVASILTNTMEELEESRQKCPPCWYRFANTCLIWDCCPAWLKIKEIVNMVVMDPFVDLAITICIVLNTLFMAMEHYPMTKEFNTVLTVGNLVFTGIFTAEMCFKIIALDPYYYFQEGWNIFDGIIVSLSLMELGLANVEGLSVLRSFRLLRVFKLAKSWPTLNMLIKIIGNSVGALGNLTLVLAIIVFIFAVVGMQLFGKSYKECVCKISDDCQLPRWHMHDFFHSFLIVFRVLCGEWIETMWDCMEVAGQTMCLIVFMMVMVIGNLVVLNLFLALLLSSFSADNLAATDDDTEMNNLQIAVGRIQRGIAFVKATVRQFLQSLCFGGGGKRSGLAEESKPLDELHSNGKGNCISNHTSVEITKDPSGVYMTEGNGRPGGGLVVGVRAGGDTAVKYPIEECDYMSFIHNPSLTITVPIAVGESDFENLNTEDFSSDSSDVEGSKEKLDAEPQPLSSSEGSTVDIRPPGDGVDSVELEPEESLDPEACFTEGCVRRFQCCQINEEGSNYKSWWTLRKTCFVIVEHNWFESFIIFMILLSSGALAFEDIYIEQRRTIKTMLEYADKVFTYVFILEMLLKWVAYGFVKYFTNAWCWLDFLIVDVSLVSLVANALGYSELTAIKSLRTLRALRPLRALSRFEGMRVVVNALLGAIPSIMNVLLVCLIFWLIFSIMGVNLFAGKYYYCVNTTTDDIFSVEIVNNRTDCLKLVNESARWKNVKINFDNVGAGYLALLQVATFKGWMDIMYAAVDSRDVEDQPKYEVNLYMYLYFVIFIIFGSFFTLNLFIGVIIDNFNQQKKKFGGQDIFMTEEQKKYYNAMKKLGSKKPQKPIPRPANAFQGCVFDCITKQAFDIVIMILICLNMVTMMVETDDQTPDMDKILYWINLVFIVLFTGECVLKMISLRHYYFTIGWNIFDFVVVILSIVGMFLSEVIEKYFVSPTLFRVIRLARIGRILRLIKGAKGIRTLLFALMMSLPALFNIGLLLFLVMFIYAIFGMSNFAYVKREAGIDDMFNFETFGNSMICLFQITTSAGWDSLLAPILNKREPDCDSQIEHPGNSYKGNCGNPSVGIFFFVSYIIICFLIVVNMYIAVILENFSVATEESAEPLSEDDFEMFYEVWERFDPDATQFMEYSKLSDFANALDPPLRMPKPNMIQLISMDLPMVSGERIHCLDILFAFTKRVLGEGGEMDVLRGQMEERFMASNPSKVSYEPITTTLRRKQEDMSAIIIQRAFRRYMIRLAMKKASALYKEQLKEGIRDPDKDVMVISKFTENSTSDKMDMTPSTASPPSYNSVTKSDKDKYEKENREKENKGKHSKERKK from the exons ATCCTGGCCAGGGGCTTCTGTGTGGGGAAGTTCACTTTCCTCCGGGACCCATGGAACTGGCTGGATTTCAGTGTCATCCTCATGGC ATATGTCACAGAGTTTGTGGACCTGGGCAATGTCTCAGCACTGCGAACCTTCAGGGTTCTGCGAGCCCTGAAAACTATATCAGTCATCCCAG GCTTGAAGACCATTGTTGGTGCACTGATCCAGTCGGTAAAAAAGCTGTCGGACGTGATGATCCTCACCGTCTTCTGCCTCAGCGTCTTCGCCCTCATcggcctgcagctcttcatggGCAACCTGAGGCAGAAGTGCGTGCGCATGCCGAGCAGCAACGgaaccaacagcagcaacattacCACTGACGATTCTATGTTTTTCAACAACACCCTGATGGAAATCAACACCACATTTGTGCAGAACACCACAGAGAACACCTTCAACTGGACAGAGTACATCAGCAATGAGA ATAATTACTATTACCTCCCTGGTGGTAGGGATGCTCTGCTCTGTGGGAACGGCAGTGGCGCTGG GCTCTGTCCAGAGGGTTTTATATGTGTCAAAGCGGGTCGTAATCCAAATTATGGCTACACCAGTTTCGACACCTTCAGCTGGGCCTTCCTCTCTCTATTCCGACTCATGACCCAGGATTACTGGGAGAACCTCTACCAGCAG ACTTTGCGTGCCGCAGGGAAACCCTACATGATCTTCTTCGTGCTGGTGATCTTTCTGGGCTCCTTTTACTTGGTCAACCTGATCTTGGCTGTGGTGGCCATGGCTTATGACGAGCAGAACCAGGCAACCATCGAGGAGGCTcagcagaaagaggaggagttcCAGGCCATGCTGGAGCAGCTGAAGAGACAGCAGGAGGAGGCACAGGCAGGACATTCATCTTTGTCTTCTCAAAATCTTA AATACAGCGGGAGAGGTGGCCCCACCTCCGAATCCTCCTCAGGGACGTCTAAGCTCAGCTCGAAAAGTGCCAAGGAGCGACGCAACAGGCGTaagaagaggaagcagagggaggaggaggaggagaggggggggcgACAGTTCCACAAGTCTGAATCTGAGGACAGCATCAAAAGATCCAGCTTCCGCTTCTCTATTGATGCCAACCGGCTTTCTTATGAGAAGAGATGTTCCTCACCCAACCAG TCTCTCCTCAGTATCCGTGGATCCCTCCTCTCACCTCGGAGGAACAGCCGTGCCAGCCTGTTCAGCTTCCGCGGCCGGGCACGCGACATGGGCTCCGAGAACGACTTTGCTGATGACGAGCACAGCACCTTTGAGGAGAGCGACAGTCGGCGGGGCTCCCTTTTCTTGCCACGCCGCCTCGAGCGCCGCTGCAGTGCCGTCAGCCAGACAAGCCTCGGGGCGCCGCGGATTGTGCTGCCCGCCAACGGCAAGATGCACTGCGCTGTAGACTGCAATGGTGTGGTGTCACTA ggAACGACTACGGATACTGAGCTGAAGAAACGCCGGTCAGGTTTTCACCAGCCATCCATGGATTATTTAGATGAGCCAGTGAGCCGACAGAGAGCTATGAGTGTGGCCAGTATCCTCACGAACACCATGGAAG AGCTTGAAGAGTCGAGACAGAAGTGCCCCCCCTGCTGGTATAGATTTGCCAATACCTGTTTGATCTGGGATTGTTGTCCAGCATGGCTGAAAATCAAGGAGATCGTCAACATGGTGGTCATGGACCCATTTGTGGATTTGGCCATCACAATTTGCATCGTCCTCAACACCCTTTTCATGGCCATGGAGCATTACCCCATGACTAAAGAATTCAATACTGTCCTTACAGTCGGAAACCTG GTGTTCACAGGCATCTTCACAGCAGAGATGTGTTTCAAGATCATCGCTCTGGATCCCTACTACTACTTCCAGGAGGGCTGGAACATCTTTGATGGCATCATTGTTAGTCTCAGTCTGATGGAGCTTGGCTTGGCTAACGTAGAAGGCCTGTCTGTGCTCAGGTCTTTTAGATTG ctgAGGGTCTTCAAACTGGCAAAGTCATGGCCAACTTTGAACATGCTGATCAAGATCATCGGTAACTCAGTGGGTGCGCTGGGGAACTTGACTCTGGTGCTGGCCATCATTGTCTTCATCTTCGCTGTGGTGGGCATGCAGCTTTTTGGCAAGAGCTACAAGGAGTGCGTGTGTAAGATTTCTGATGACTGTCAGCTACCCCGCTGGCACATGCACGATTTCTTCCACTCCTTCCTCATTGTGTTCCGAGTCCTGTGTGGAGAGTGGATTGAGACCATGTGGGACTGCATGGAAGTGGCAGGACAGACAATGTGCCTGATAGTCTTCATGATGGTCATGGTCATTGGAAACCTGGTG GTTCTAAACCTTTTCCTGGCTCTCCTCCTGAGCTCTTTCAGCGCTGACAACCTGGCAGCGACTGATGATGACACTGAGATGAACAACCTGCAGATTGCTGTCGGCCGGATCCAGCGGGGGATCGCATTTGTCAAAGCCACAGTGCGGCAGTTCCTCCAGAGCCTCTGCTTTGGCGGGGGCGGTAAGAGGTCTGGTCTGGCTGAGGAGAGCAAACCCTTGGATGAACTGCACAGCAATGGCAAGGGGAACTGCATCTCCAATCACACTTCAGTGGAGATCACTAAAGACCCTAGTGGGGTGTACATGACAGAGGGCAATGGACGGCCAGGAGGAGGGTTGGTGGTTGGGGTCAGGGCTGGTGGGGACACTGCAGTGAAGTACCCCATAGAGGAATGCGACTACATGTCATTTATTCATAACCCCAGCCTGACAATCACAGTGCCCATCGCTGTGGGTGAGTCAGACTTTGAGAACCTTAACACAGAAGATTTCAGCAGCGACTCGTCAGATGTAGAGGGCAGCAAAGAG AAGCTCGATGCAGAGCCCCAGCCTCTGAGCTCATCGGAGGGGAGCACAGTGGATATTCGCCCCCCAGGAGATGGGGTTGATTCAGTGGAGCTCGAGCCAGAAGAATCACTGGACCCAGAGGCCTGCTTCACAGAGG GCTGTGTGCGCAGGTTCCAGTGCTGCCAGATCAACGAGGAGGGCAGCAATTATAAGAGTTGGTGGACACTCAGGAAGACCTGCTTTGTCATAGTGGAGCACAACTGGTTTGAATCCTTCATCATATTCATGATCCTGCTCAGCAGTGGAGCCCTT GCCTTCGAGGACATTTACATTGAGCAGCGGAGGACCATCAAAACAATGCTGGAGTACGCAGACAAGGTCTTCACTTATGTCTTCATTCTGGAAATGCTGTTGAAGTGGGTGGCATACGGCTTTGTCAAGTACTTTACCAACGCCTGGTGCTGGCTCGACTTCCTCATTGTAGAC GTGTCCTTGGTCAGCCTTGTAGCCAATGCTCTGGGCTACTCTGAGCTTACTGCTATCAAATCTCTGAGGACACTGCGAGCCCTCCGGCCCCTGAGGGCCCTGTCTCGGTTTGAGGGCATGAGG GTTGTGGTGAACGCATTGCTGGGGGCCATCCCCTCCATCATGAACGTGCTGTTGGTCTGCCTCATCTTCTGGCTCATCTTCAGCATCATGGGTGTCAACCTGTTCGCAGGGAAGTACTATTACTGCGTCAACACCACCACAGACGACATCTTCTCCGTTGAAATCGTCAATAACAGGACTGACTGCCTGAAATTGGTCAACGAAAGTGCCCGCTGGAAGAATGTCAAAATCAACTTTGACAATGTTGGGGCCGGCTATCTGGCTCTGTTGCAAGTG GCAACATTTAAGGGTTGGATGGACATCATGTACGCAGCCGTGGACTCTCGAGAT GTGGAAGACCAGCCTAAATATGAAGTGAACTTGTACATGTACCTctactttgtcattttcatcatctttgGCTCCTTTTTCACCCTCAACCTGTTCATTGGTGTCATCATCGACAACTTCAaccagcagaagaaaaag TTTGGAGGTCAGGACATCTTCATgacagaagaacagaagaaataCTACAACGCCATGAAGAAGCTTGGTTCCAAGAAACCACAAAAGCCTATACCTCGGCCAGCA AATGCATTTCAAGGCTGCGTGTTTGACTGCATCACAAAGCAGGCTTTTGACATCGTGATCATGATCCTCATCTGCCTTAACATGGTGACCATGATGGTGGAGACGGACGACCAGACGCCAGATATGGACAAAATCCTCTACTGGATCAACCTGGTCTTCATCGTGCTCTTCACTGGGGAGTGTGTGCTCAAGATGATCTCCCTGCGTCACTATTACTTCACCATTGGCTGGAATATATTTGACTTTGTGGTAGTGATCCTTTCCATTGTAG gTATGTTTTTATCGGAAGTTATCGAGAAATACTTTGTGTCCCCAACACTGTTCCGAGTGATCCGTCTGGCCAGGATAGGCCGCATCCTCCGTCTTATCAAAGGTGCCAAGGGCATCCGGACGCTTCTCTTTGCCTTGATGATGTCACTACCTGCCCTCTTCAACATtggcctcctcctctttctggtCATGTTCATTTACGCCATCTTTGGCATGTCCAACTTTGCCTACGTCAAACGTGAGGCAGGGATCGATGACATGTTCAATTTTGAGACGTTTGGGAACAGTATGATCTGTCTGTTTCAGATTACCACCTCAGCCGGGTGGGACAGCCTGCTGGCACCCATACTGAACAAGAGGGAGCCTGACTGTGACAGCCAGATAGAGCACCCGGGCAACTCCTACAAAGGCAACTGTGGCAACCCATCAGTGGGCATCTTCTTCTTTGTCAGCTACATCATCATCTGCTTCCTCATCGTGGTCAACATGTACATTGCTGTCATCCTGGAGAACTTCAGCGTGGCTACAGAGGAGAGCGCTGAGCCACTGAGTGAGGACGACTTTGAGATGTTCTATGAAGTCTGGGAGCGCTTTGATCCAGATGCCACTCAGTTCATGGAGTACAGCAAGCTGTCTGACTTTGCAAATGCTCTAGATCCACCACTGCGCATGCCCAAGCCTAATATGATCCAGCTCATCTCCATGGACCTGCCCATGGTGAGTGGCGAGCGCATCCACTGCCTTGACATCCTGTTTGCCTTCACCAAGCGAGTGTTGGGCGAAGGTGGCGAGATGGACGTGTTACGCGGGCAGATGGAGGAACGTTTCATGGCTTCTAACCCCTCTAAGGTGTCTTACGAGcccatcaccaccaccctccGCCGCAAACAAGAGGACATGTCAGCCATAATCATTCAGAGAGCCTTCCGCCGCTACATGATCCGTCTGGCCATGAAGAAGGCCTCTGCCCTCTATAAGGAGCAGCTGAAGGAGGGTATCCGCGACCCTGACAAGGACGTGATGGTCATCAGCAAGTTCACTGAAAACTCCACTTCAGACAAAATGGACATGACCCCGTCCACAGCCTCCCCGCCCTCCTACAACAGTGTGACGAAATCAGACAAGGACAAATACGAGaaagaaaatagggaaaaagaaaacaaagggaaacactCGAAAGAACGAAAAAaatag